A window from Campylobacter concisus encodes these proteins:
- the fusA gene encoding elongation factor G — MAERKTPLHKVRNIGIAAHIDAGKTTTSERILFFTGMSHKIGEVHDGAATMDWMEQEKERGITITSAATTAFWKGYQINLIDTPGHVDFTIEVERSMRVLDGAVSVFCSVGGVQPQSETVWRQANKYHVPRIVFVNKMDRIGANFFRVEEQIRERLKANPIPIQIPIGAEDNFRGVVDLVRMKAYVWNDEKKPTDYVEEEIPAEVKDKAEEYRAKLIEAVSETDDSLMEKFFAGEELSEEEIKKGIKAGCLRMTITPMLCGTAFKNKGIQPLLDAVVDYLPAPDEIAAINGVYEDGAEVTVESTDDGEFAALAFKIMTDPFVGQLTFIRVYRGSLESGSYAYNTVQDCKERIGRLLKMHSNKREEITELFAGEIGAVVGLKNTLTGDTLASEKDKVILERMDFPEPVISVAVEPKTKADQEKMAIALQKLAQEDPSFRVSTDEESGQTIISGMGELHLEIIVDRMLREFKVDAEVGQPQVAYRETIRKTVEQEYKYAKQSGGRGQYGHVFLRIEPLPAASGFEFVNDIKGGVVPKEYIPAVEKGCKEALQSGVLAGYPVEDVKVTLFDGSYHEVDSSEMAFKLAASMGFKEGARKAGAVILEPMMKVEVETPEEYMGDVIGDLNKRRGQVNSMDDRNGVKIIAAYCPLAQMFGYSTDLRSMTQGRATYSMEFDHYEEVPKNVSDEIIKKRNG, encoded by the coding sequence ATGGCAGAGAGAAAAACGCCTTTACATAAGGTAAGAAATATCGGTATTGCGGCTCATATTGATGCCGGAAAGACAACTACTAGTGAGAGAATTTTATTCTTTACTGGTATGAGCCATAAAATAGGTGAGGTTCATGATGGTGCTGCTACCATGGACTGGATGGAACAAGAAAAAGAGCGTGGTATTACTATTACTTCGGCTGCAACTACGGCATTTTGGAAGGGTTATCAAATAAACCTAATTGACACTCCGGGACACGTTGACTTTACTATCGAAGTTGAGCGTTCTATGCGTGTCCTTGATGGTGCTGTTTCAGTGTTTTGTTCTGTTGGTGGTGTTCAGCCACAATCAGAGACTGTTTGGAGACAAGCAAATAAATATCATGTACCAAGAATTGTTTTTGTTAATAAAATGGATAGAATTGGTGCAAATTTCTTTAGAGTTGAAGAGCAGATCAGGGAAAGACTAAAAGCAAACCCAATTCCTATTCAAATTCCTATAGGTGCTGAGGATAACTTTAGAGGTGTGGTTGACCTTGTAAGAATGAAAGCTTACGTTTGGAATGATGAGAAAAAACCAACTGACTATGTTGAAGAAGAAATTCCAGCTGAAGTTAAAGATAAAGCAGAGGAATACCGTGCAAAACTAATCGAAGCAGTTTCAGAGACAGATGATAGCTTGATGGAGAAATTTTTTGCTGGTGAAGAGCTAAGTGAAGAAGAGATTAAAAAAGGCATAAAAGCAGGCTGCTTGAGAATGACTATTACGCCTATGCTTTGCGGAACTGCGTTTAAGAACAAAGGTATCCAACCTCTGCTTGATGCTGTTGTTGATTATTTACCAGCTCCAGATGAGATCGCTGCGATAAATGGTGTTTATGAAGATGGCGCTGAAGTGACTGTTGAAAGTACAGATGATGGCGAATTTGCCGCTCTTGCGTTTAAGATTATGACTGACCCATTTGTTGGACAGCTAACATTTATCCGTGTTTATAGAGGAAGCCTTGAAAGTGGTAGCTATGCTTACAACACAGTTCAAGACTGCAAAGAGAGAATCGGTCGTTTGCTAAAAATGCACTCAAATAAACGTGAAGAGATTACTGAGCTTTTTGCTGGTGAGATCGGCGCTGTTGTTGGTCTAAAAAATACTCTAACAGGTGATACTCTAGCTAGCGAGAAAGATAAAGTTATCCTTGAGAGAATGGACTTCCCAGAGCCAGTCATTAGTGTTGCGGTTGAACCAAAAACAAAGGCAGACCAGGAAAAAATGGCAATAGCACTTCAAAAACTAGCTCAAGAAGATCCAAGTTTTAGAGTTAGTACAGACGAAGAGAGTGGTCAAACTATTATTAGCGGTATGGGTGAGCTTCACTTGGAGATCATAGTTGATCGTATGCTTCGTGAATTTAAGGTAGATGCTGAAGTTGGACAACCACAAGTTGCTTATCGTGAAACTATTCGTAAGACGGTTGAGCAAGAATATAAGTATGCTAAACAATCAGGCGGTCGTGGTCAATACGGTCACGTATTTTTACGTATTGAGCCGCTTCCAGCTGCTAGTGGATTTGAGTTTGTTAATGATATCAAAGGTGGTGTTGTTCCAAAAGAATATATTCCAGCTGTTGAAAAAGGCTGCAAAGAGGCACTTCAAAGTGGTGTTCTTGCTGGTTACCCAGTTGAAGACGTTAAAGTTACGCTATTTGATGGTAGCTACCATGAAGTTGACTCATCTGAAATGGCATTTAAGCTTGCTGCTTCAATGGGCTTTAAGGAAGGTGCTAGAAAGGCAGGTGCTGTTATTCTTGAGCCTATGATGAAGGTTGAAGTTGAAACTCCAGAAGAGTATATGGGTGATGTTATAGGCGACCTTAACAAACGCCGTGGCCAAGTAAATTCAATGGATGATAGAAATGGTGTGAAGATCATTGCAGCTTATTGTCCATTAGCTCAAATGTTTGGCTATTCAACAGATCTTCGCTCAATGACTCAAGGCCGTGCAACTTATTCAATGGAATTCGATCACTACGAAGAGGTTCCTAAAAACGTAAGTGATGAGATCATTAAAAAGAGAAATGGCTAA
- a CDS encoding hydrogenase-4 component G, translated as MKISQIANSYNSSSLKENVKSEISLHKDEKDISKKESEITNLTAKDISNSYFLQYQKEIVKSSSSNLLAQGGLSFNAPKNLSEILSGLDLASIGYNGKSLNELSSDEANDLISENGFFGIANTAERIASFVLNGAGDDVEKLKAGREGVAKGFEDAKKIWGGELPEISQKTIEKTLETLDKKIAELGGNVLNVSA; from the coding sequence ATGAAGATTTCTCAAATCGCAAACTCATATAATAGTTCAAGCCTAAAAGAAAATGTAAAATCAGAAATTTCACTTCATAAAGATGAAAAGGATATCTCTAAAAAAGAGTCTGAAATTACAAATTTAACAGCCAAAGATATTTCAAATAGCTACTTTTTGCAGTATCAAAAAGAGATCGTTAAAAGTAGTAGTTCAAATTTATTAGCCCAAGGTGGCTTAAGCTTTAATGCGCCTAAAAATTTATCAGAAATTTTATCAGGACTTGATCTTGCAAGTATCGGCTATAATGGTAAATCTTTAAATGAGTTAAGTAGTGACGAGGCAAATGATCTTATTAGTGAGAATGGTTTTTTTGGTATCGCAAATACGGCTGAGAGGATAGCTAGCTTTGTGCTAAATGGTGCAGGTGATGACGTGGAAAAACTAAAAGCTGGTAGAGAGGGCGTGGCAAAGGGTTTTGAGGATGCGAAGAAAATTTGGGGAGGTGAGCTTCCTGAAATTTCACAAAAGACTATTGAAAAGACCCTTGAGACACTTGATAAAAAGATCGCCGAGCTTGGCGGTAACGTTTTAAATGTTTCAGCTTAA
- a CDS encoding DoxX family protein yields the protein MKNVDLGLLFIRLGLGICLFMHGFGKILHGLSGVKGILVNAGLPGFLAYFSYLGEVLAPIMLIIGFYSRVGAILVLGTSITILYSYYGFTNLFALNEVNGFKSELIYLYIAISLCILLIGSGKYAVKQD from the coding sequence ATGAAAAACGTTGATCTTGGACTTTTATTTATACGTTTAGGACTTGGTATCTGCCTTTTTATGCATGGTTTTGGTAAAATTTTACATGGACTTAGTGGGGTAAAAGGTATATTAGTAAATGCTGGTTTGCCTGGATTTTTGGCATATTTTTCTTACCTTGGAGAGGTCTTAGCACCAATTATGTTAATTATTGGTTTTTATTCAAGAGTGGGTGCTATCCTAGTTTTAGGCACTAGTATTACTATTTTATACTCGTACTATGGATTTACAAATTTATTTGCATTAAATGAGGTTAATGGCTTTAAATCGGAACTTATCTATCTTTATATTGCTATTTCACTTTGTATTCTTTTGATAGGTAGTGGCAAATATGCTGTCAAACAAGATTAA
- a CDS encoding rhodanese-like domain-containing protein, translating into MKKILLLGAVCCMLSADVKTVNISPDEIKKYDQIIDIRTPSEWQETGVIAGAKTITFNPNDKSAFLEELSKAVDVKKPIALVCRSGRRSTAAAAAIDSSDLKIINLDGGMSSLIEQGYKTTPYKK; encoded by the coding sequence ATGAAAAAAATTTTACTTTTAGGAGCTGTTTGTTGTATGTTGTCAGCTGATGTTAAAACTGTTAATATAAGCCCAGATGAGATCAAAAAATATGATCAGATTATCGATATAAGAACTCCATCTGAGTGGCAAGAGACTGGCGTTATCGCAGGTGCAAAGACTATAACTTTTAATCCAAACGATAAGAGCGCATTTTTAGAGGAGCTTTCAAAGGCAGTTGATGTCAAAAAACCTATTGCTCTTGTTTGTAGAAGTGGCAGAAGAAGCACAGCAGCAGCAGCAGCGATAGATAGCTCGGATCTTAAGATAATAAATTTAGATGGAGGTATGAGTAGCTTGATCGAGCAAGGCTATAAAACTACGCCTTATAAAAAATAG
- the rpsG gene encoding 30S ribosomal protein S7, translating into MRRRKAPVREVLPDPIYGNKIITKFINSLMYDGKKSVATEIMYGAIKAIEKKNAEVKGIDVFNDAIENVKPILEVKSRRVGGATYQVPVEVRPARQQALAIRWLITYARKRSERTMIDKLANELLDAANSKGASFKKKEDTYKMAEANKAFAHYRW; encoded by the coding sequence ATGAGAAGAAGAAAAGCCCCTGTAAGGGAAGTCTTACCTGATCCGATTTACGGAAATAAAATAATCACTAAATTTATTAATTCTCTTATGTATGATGGCAAAAAAAGCGTCGCTACTGAGATAATGTATGGTGCTATTAAAGCCATAGAAAAGAAAAATGCTGAGGTTAAAGGCATCGACGTTTTTAACGATGCTATTGAAAATGTAAAACCTATTTTAGAAGTTAAATCACGCCGTGTTGGTGGTGCTACTTATCAAGTACCAGTTGAGGTTCGCCCAGCTCGCCAACAAGCTCTTGCTATCCGCTGGCTTATAACTTACGCTAGAAAAAGAAGCGAAAGAACTATGATAGATAAACTAGCGAATGAGCTCTTAGATGCGGCAAACTCAAAAGGTGCATCTTTCAAGAAGAAGGAAGATACTTACAAGATGGCAGAGGCTAATAAAGCATTTGCTCACTACCGCTGGTAA
- the rpsL gene encoding 30S ribosomal protein S12, with translation MPTINQLVRKERKKVTVKSKSPALKECPQRRGVCTRVYTTTPKKPNSALRKVAKVRLTSGFEVISYIGGEGHNLQEHSIVLVRGGRVKDLPGVKYHIVRGALDTAGVAKRTVSRSKYGAKRPKAGAAAATKK, from the coding sequence GTGCCAACCATAAATCAATTGGTCAGAAAAGAACGCAAGAAAGTGACTGTTAAGTCAAAATCTCCAGCGTTAAAAGAGTGCCCTCAAAGAAGAGGAGTTTGCACTAGGGTTTATACTACAACTCCTAAAAAACCAAACTCAGCTTTGAGGAAAGTTGCCAAAGTCAGGCTTACAAGCGGTTTTGAAGTCATCAGCTATATCGGTGGTGAAGGTCATAACCTACAAGAACACAGTATCGTTTTAGTTCGCGGCGGTAGAGTTAAAGACTTACCAGGTGTTAAATATCACATCGTTCGTGGTGCACTTGATACTGCTGGTGTTGCAAAAAGAACAGTTTCTCGTTCTAAATATGGTGCTAAACGCCCTAAAGCTGGCGCTGCAGCTGCAACAAAAAAGTAA
- a CDS encoding Dps family protein, translating into MSKVILQLNVIQADANALYIKFHDLHWNVKGIQFFSVHEYTEKAYEDMSEIFDDAAERALMLGGRPIVKAEELAKVTHIKHEPKEIYTPTEVLEIVLADYKHLLGEFKKLDELAEGDTTTQMYAQDQIAKFEKAIWMLNATLSK; encoded by the coding sequence ATGTCAAAAGTTATTTTACAATTAAATGTTATTCAGGCTGATGCAAATGCACTTTATATTAAATTTCACGATCTTCACTGGAATGTAAAAGGTATTCAATTTTTTAGTGTTCATGAATACACAGAAAAAGCTTATGAAGACATGAGTGAGATATTTGACGATGCAGCTGAGAGAGCTCTTATGCTTGGTGGCAGACCTATAGTTAAGGCTGAGGAGCTAGCAAAAGTTACTCATATCAAACACGAGCCAAAAGAAATTTATACTCCAACTGAGGTTTTAGAGATCGTCTTGGCCGATTATAAACACCTTTTGGGCGAGTTTAAAAAGCTTGACGAGCTTGCAGAAGGCGATACAACAACTCAGATGTACGCACAAGATCAAATAGCTAAATTTGAAAAAGCCATCTGGATGCTAAACGCAACACTTAGCAAATAA
- the rpoC gene encoding DNA-directed RNA polymerase subunit beta' has translation MKLTNLKPVEIKEEHRPRDFEAFQLRLASPEKIKSWSYGEVKKPETINYRTLKPERDGLFCAKIFGPIRDYECLCGKYKKMRYKGIKCEKCGVEVTTSKVRRSRMGHIELVTPVAHIWYVNFLPSRIGALLGIKMKDLERVLYYEAYIVDNAGEAYYDNENSKKVEKYDVLNEEQYQSLASRYEETGFTARMGGEVIYDMLAELDLMEILNQLKEEMESTNSEAKKKTIVKRLKVIESFLNSGNRPEWMMITNLPVLPPDLRPLVSLDGGKFAVSDVNDLYRRVINRNSRLKRLLELDAPEIIIRNEKRMLQEAVDALFDNGRRANAVKGANKRPLKSLSEIIKGKQGRFRQNLLGKRVDFSGRSVIVVGPKLKMDQCGLPKKMALELFKPHLLARLEEKGYATTVKQAKKMIEDKTNEVWECLEEVVKDYPVMLNRAPTLHKLSIQAFHPVLVEGKAIQLHPLVCAAFNADFDGDQMAVHVPLSQEAIAECKILMLSSMNILLPASGKAITVPSQDMVLGIYYLSLERNDEKGANKIFSSVDEVMIAEEANTLGLHAKIKTMVDNKIIFTTAGRLILRAILPDFVPENMWNKIMKKKDIANLVDYVYRNGGLEVTADFLDKLKNLGFRYATKAGISISIADIIVPDSKQKYIDEAKKKVREIQKQYGAGLLTDSERYNKIIDIWTDTNNSVASEMMKLIQNDKGGFNSIYMMADSGARGSAAQIRQLAGMRGLMAKPDGSIIETPIISNFREGLNIMEYFNSTHGARKGLADTALKTANAGYLTRKLIDVAQNVKVTMHDCGTHEGVEITDITESGELIESLEERVLGRVLADDVIDPITNEILFSEGTLLDEEKARAITEAGIKSVSIRTPITCKAPKGVCAKCYGLNLGEGKLVKPGEAVGIISAQSIGEPGTQLTLRTFHIGGTASTEQQDRQVIAQKEGFIRYYNLNTYDNGDKKIVANRRSAAVLLVEPKIKSTIDGKIEIEYAHEDVNIVIKGKKEEVKYTIRRNDLAKPNELAGVSGKIEGKMYIPYVSGDKVKENESIVEIIKEGWNIPNRIPYASELKISDGDPVTRKILADANGVVKFFILKGDYLDRVKDIKKGHKVTEKGFFVVVSDKDGREAVRHYIPRNSIIQVSDNDAVERATVVSLPEKDDKLIIAEWDPYSTPTIAEEAGVVSFEDIEPGYSATEQADEATGQRRLVINEYLPSGVKPAIIIATKKGNLIKYPLDPKTAIFVSSGDEVAQADILAKTPKAVAKSKDITGGLPRVSELFEARRPKNTAIVAEIDGVVRFDKPLRSKERIIIQAEDGTTAEYLIEKSRQIQVRDGEFVHAGEKLTDGLISSHDILRILGEKALHYYLISEIQQVYRRQGVAIADKHIEIIVSQMLRQVKIVDSGNTNFIVGDMVSRNKFKEENERIMNMGGEPAIAEPILLGVTRAAIGSDSVISAASFQETTKVLTEASIAAKFDYLEDLKENVILGRMIPVGTGFYKDKKVKIKEN, from the coding sequence ATGAAACTAACTAATTTAAAACCAGTTGAGATAAAAGAAGAGCATAGACCTCGTGATTTTGAAGCTTTTCAACTTCGTTTAGCAAGTCCTGAGAAGATAAAATCTTGGAGTTATGGTGAGGTTAAAAAACCAGAAACTATCAACTACCGCACGCTAAAACCTGAGCGTGACGGCTTATTTTGTGCGAAAATTTTTGGACCGATCCGTGACTACGAGTGCCTTTGCGGCAAATATAAAAAGATGCGTTATAAAGGCATTAAGTGTGAAAAGTGCGGCGTTGAAGTAACGACATCTAAAGTTCGCCGCTCTCGCATGGGTCACATCGAGCTTGTAACTCCAGTGGCTCACATCTGGTATGTAAATTTCTTGCCAAGCCGTATTGGTGCGCTTCTTGGTATTAAGATGAAAGATCTTGAGCGCGTACTTTACTATGAGGCATATATTGTTGATAATGCTGGTGAGGCTTATTACGACAATGAAAATTCTAAAAAAGTTGAAAAATACGACGTTTTAAATGAAGAACAATATCAAAGCCTAGCTTCAAGATACGAAGAGACTGGTTTTACAGCTAGAATGGGTGGTGAGGTCATCTATGATATGCTAGCCGAGCTTGATTTGATGGAAATTTTAAATCAACTAAAAGAAGAGATGGAGTCTACAAATTCTGAGGCCAAGAAAAAGACTATAGTAAAACGCCTAAAAGTTATCGAGAGCTTTTTAAATTCAGGCAACCGTCCAGAGTGGATGATGATAACAAATTTGCCAGTTCTTCCACCTGATCTTAGACCGCTAGTCAGCCTTGATGGTGGTAAATTTGCTGTTTCAGACGTAAATGACCTATATCGCCGCGTAATAAACAGAAATAGCCGTCTAAAACGTCTACTTGAGCTTGATGCACCTGAGATCATTATCAGAAATGAAAAGAGAATGCTTCAAGAAGCTGTTGATGCGCTATTTGATAATGGCCGCAGAGCAAATGCAGTAAAAGGTGCAAATAAGCGCCCACTAAAATCACTAAGCGAGATCATCAAAGGTAAGCAAGGTCGCTTCCGTCAGAATTTGCTAGGTAAGCGTGTTGACTTCTCTGGACGTTCTGTTATCGTCGTTGGTCCAAAGCTAAAGATGGATCAGTGCGGTCTTCCAAAGAAAATGGCTCTAGAGCTATTTAAACCACATTTGCTTGCTCGCCTTGAAGAAAAAGGCTATGCGACAACTGTTAAGCAAGCTAAAAAGATGATAGAAGATAAGACAAATGAGGTTTGGGAGTGCTTAGAAGAGGTAGTTAAAGACTATCCAGTTATGCTAAACCGTGCTCCGACACTTCACAAGCTTTCCATCCAAGCGTTTCACCCAGTGCTTGTTGAGGGCAAGGCGATTCAGCTTCACCCACTAGTTTGTGCGGCGTTCAACGCAGATTTTGACGGTGACCAAATGGCTGTTCACGTACCACTATCGCAGGAAGCTATCGCTGAGTGCAAAATTTTGATGCTTAGTTCAATGAACATCTTGCTTCCTGCAAGCGGTAAGGCTATCACAGTTCCTTCACAAGATATGGTTTTAGGAATTTATTATTTAAGCCTAGAGAGAAATGACGAAAAAGGCGCAAATAAAATTTTCTCAAGCGTTGATGAAGTAATGATCGCTGAAGAGGCTAATACTCTTGGTCTTCACGCTAAAATCAAAACAATGGTTGATAACAAGATCATCTTTACAACAGCTGGTCGCTTGATTTTAAGAGCCATACTTCCTGATTTTGTTCCTGAAAATATGTGGAATAAGATCATGAAGAAAAAAGACATTGCAAATTTGGTTGATTATGTTTATAGAAATGGCGGTCTTGAAGTAACGGCTGACTTCCTTGATAAGCTTAAAAATTTAGGCTTTAGATATGCAACAAAAGCAGGAATTTCTATCTCTATTGCTGATATCATCGTACCTGATAGCAAGCAAAAATATATTGACGAAGCTAAGAAAAAAGTTCGAGAAATTCAAAAGCAATACGGCGCTGGTCTTTTAACAGATAGTGAGAGATACAACAAGATCATTGATATCTGGACAGATACAAACAACAGCGTTGCAAGCGAGATGATGAAACTTATCCAAAATGATAAGGGCGGATTTAACTCGATTTATATGATGGCAGACTCAGGTGCGAGAGGTAGTGCAGCACAAATTCGCCAGCTAGCTGGTATGCGTGGTCTTATGGCAAAACCTGATGGTTCGATCATCGAAACGCCTATCATTTCAAACTTCCGTGAAGGTCTAAACATAATGGAGTACTTCAACTCAACCCACGGAGCTAGAAAAGGTCTTGCAGATACAGCGCTAAAAACCGCTAACGCCGGTTACTTAACAAGAAAACTAATCGATGTTGCTCAAAATGTTAAAGTCACAATGCATGACTGCGGTACGCACGAGGGTGTTGAAATTACAGATATTACAGAGAGTGGCGAGCTAATAGAAAGCCTTGAAGAAAGAGTATTAGGCCGTGTTTTAGCAGATGATGTGATCGATCCTATAACAAATGAAATTTTATTTAGCGAAGGCACGCTACTTGATGAAGAAAAAGCTAGAGCTATAACTGAGGCTGGTATAAAATCAGTAAGCATTAGAACACCTATCACGTGCAAGGCACCAAAAGGCGTTTGTGCAAAATGCTACGGCTTAAACTTGGGTGAGGGCAAACTTGTAAAACCAGGTGAAGCAGTTGGTATCATTTCAGCTCAATCTATCGGTGAGCCAGGTACACAGCTAACACTAAGAACATTCCACATCGGTGGTACGGCTTCTACTGAGCAACAAGATCGTCAAGTAATCGCCCAAAAAGAGGGATTCATCAGATATTATAACCTTAATACTTATGATAATGGCGATAAGAAGATCGTTGCAAATAGAAGAAGCGCGGCTGTACTACTTGTTGAGCCAAAGATTAAATCAACGATTGACGGCAAAATAGAGATCGAATATGCCCACGAAGATGTAAATATCGTGATAAAAGGTAAAAAAGAAGAGGTTAAATATACAATTAGAAGAAATGATCTTGCTAAGCCAAATGAATTAGCTGGTGTTAGCGGAAAGATCGAAGGAAAGATGTATATACCTTATGTAAGTGGCGATAAGGTAAAAGAGAATGAAAGTATCGTTGAGATCATAAAAGAGGGTTGGAATATCCCAAATCGTATCCCATACGCTAGTGAACTTAAAATTTCAGACGGAGATCCTGTAACTCGTAAAATTTTAGCCGACGCAAATGGTGTGGTTAAATTTTTCATATTAAAAGGTGATTATCTTGATAGGGTTAAAGATATCAAAAAAGGTCACAAAGTAACTGAAAAAGGTTTCTTTGTAGTTGTTTCTGATAAAGATGGACGTGAGGCGGTTCGCCACTATATCCCAAGAAATTCTATCATCCAAGTTTCTGATAATGATGCAGTTGAGAGAGCGACAGTAGTCTCATTGCCTGAAAAAGATGATAAGTTGATTATTGCTGAGTGGGACCCATATTCAACTCCAACTATTGCTGAAGAAGCTGGTGTGGTTAGCTTTGAGGATATTGAGCCAGGATATAGTGCGACTGAGCAAGCAGATGAGGCGACTGGACAAAGACGTCTTGTTATCAATGAGTATTTGCCAAGCGGTGTAAAACCTGCGATTATTATCGCTACTAAAAAAGGAAATTTAATTAAGTATCCGCTTGATCCAAAAACTGCGATCTTTGTCTCAAGTGGTGATGAAGTAGCTCAGGCTGATATTTTGGCTAAGACTCCAAAAGCTGTCGCTAAGTCAAAAGATATCACCGGTGGTCTTCCAAGAGTTAGTGAGCTATTTGAAGCAAGACGCCCTAAAAATACAGCTATCGTTGCAGAGATTGATGGTGTGGTTAGATTTGACAAGCCACTTCGCTCAAAAGAGCGCATAATCATCCAAGCTGAAGATGGCACAACTGCTGAGTATCTGATCGAGAAAAGTCGTCAGATCCAAGTAAGAGACGGGGAATTTGTCCATGCTGGCGAGAAACTAACTGATGGACTAATTTCAAGCCATGATATTTTAAGAATTCTTGGCGAAAAAGCGCTTCATTATTATTTGATTAGCGAGATTCAACAAGTTTATCGTCGCCAAGGTGTTGCGATCGCTGATAAACATATCGAGATCATCGTATCACAAATGCTTCGCCAAGTTAAAATTGTTGATAGTGGAAATACAAATTTCATAGTTGGCGATATGGTTTCAAGAAATAAATTTAAAGAAGAGAATGAGCGCATCATGAACATGGGCGGTGAACCAGCTATTGCTGAGCCGATCCTATTAGGTGTTACAAGAGCGGCTATCGGAAGTGATAGTGTGATCTCTGCTGCATCGTTCCAAGAGACAACTAAGGTCTTAACAGAAGCATCGATTGCTGCTAAATTTGACTATCTTGAGGATCTAAAAGAGAACGTTATCCTTGGACGTATGATCCCAGTTGGAACTGGTTTTTATAAGGATAAAAAAGTAAAAATCAAAGAAAACTAA